Proteins found in one Paralichthys olivaceus isolate ysfri-2021 chromosome 19, ASM2471397v2, whole genome shotgun sequence genomic segment:
- the tdh gene encoding L-threonine dehydrogenase, translating to MPVIRLFSKVAKQALSTPGCSCQPLTVAVRNISFSPRQVTSDASFHSVSFSETDHPKVLITGGLGQLGVGLAKLLRKRFGKNNVILSDIRKPPSSVFHSGPFIYSDILDYKNLREIVVNNRITWLFHYSALLSAVGEANVALARSVNITGLHNILDIAAEHGLRLFVPSTIGAFGPTSPRNPTPDLCVQRPRTIYGVSKVHAELMGEYYHHRYGLDFRCLRYPGIISADSVPGGGTTDYAVQIFHDAIKSGKFECNLKADTRLPMMYIDDCLRATLGVMEAPADTLSMRTYNINAMSFTPEELAQELQKQMPELEVTYDVDHVRQAIADSWPMNFDDSNARKDWGWKHDYDLPELVQTMLNYLGADTLMARAN from the exons ATGCCTGTCATCAGACTCTTCAGCAAGGTGGCCAAGCAGGCCCTCAGCACCCCGGGGTGCAGCTGTCAGCCCCTGACGGTGGCCGTGCGCAACATCAGCTTCTCCCCTCGTCAGGTGACGTCCGACGCCAGTTTCCACTCTGTGTCCTTCTCGGAAACAGACCACCCCAAGGTGCTCATTACAG GAGGTCTCGGTCAGCTCGGGGTGGGGCTCGCCAAATTGTTAAG GAAGAGGTTTGGAAAGAACAACGTCATCCTGTCTGACATCAGAAAACCTCCGAGCAGCGTTTTCCACAGCG GTCCCTTCATCTACTCTGACATCCTCGACTACAAGAACCTGAGGGAAATCGTGGTGAACAATCGCATCACTTGGCTCTTTCACTACAGCGCTCTCCTCAGCGCTGTCGGCGAGGCTAACGTGGCCCTGGCTCGTTCTGTGAACATCACCG ggcTTCACAACATCCTGGACATCGCAGCGGAGCATGGCCTACGCCTGTTTGTCCCCAGCACCATCGGAGCCTTTGGTCCCACCTCACCCCGTAACCCTACGCCAGATCTCTGTGTGCAGAGGCCCCGCACCATCTATGGCGTCTCCAAAGTTCACGCTGAGCTGATGGGAGAG taCTACCACCACCGCTACGGACTAGACTTCCGCTGTCTGCGCTACCCAGGAATCATCTCTGCTGACTCCGTCCCTGGAGGTGGCACAACAG ACTACGCCGTCCAGATTTTCCACGACGCGATCAAAAGCGGCAAGTTTGAGTGCAACTTGAAAGCTGACACGAGGCTGCCCATGATGTACATCGACGACTGCCTCCGCGCCACTCTGGGGGTGATGGAGGCGCCGGCTGACACGCTGAGCATGAGGACATACAACATCAACGCCATGAGCTTCACCCCCGAGGAGCTGGCCCAGGAGCTGCAGAAGCAGATGCCTGAGCTGGAGGTCACGTATGATGTCGACCACGTAAGACAGGCAATCG CTGACAGTTGGCCAATGAACTTCGATGACTCCAACGCGCGGAAGGACTGGGGCTGGAAACACGACTACGACCTCCCGGAACTCGTCCAGACAATGCTCAACTACTTAGGCGCAGACACGCTCATGGCTCGTGCTAACTGA